In Flavobacteriales bacterium, one genomic interval encodes:
- the rodA gene encoding rod shape-determining protein RodA — protein sequence MIRGPENVAANFDRPILIMYILLMFMGWANIYAAAYDPEHASIFDQSKEYGKQAVWMGVSLTLGAIILMVRGDLIRTMAYGIYGGVLVLLVAVLIFGKEVNGARAWFGVGSFGIQPAEFAKFATALALSRYLSGLKALVDTRSRLISAIIILSPVALIMLQPDTGTALVSGAFILVLYREGLSGNVLLLGILAAFMSVLALILKESTFDLPFTDRVLTGQYFLMIVIAVFAIVAWLFVRRFILKREAKRMYSYIVIGALASFVFIGGVDYAFEHVLASHQKDRILVMIGQMEDPQGLGYNVKQSQTAIGSGGFAGKGYLEGTLTKFKYVPMQSTDFIFCTVGEEWGFLGTSFVVILFTVLILRIIQISDRQRSRFTRIYAYCVASIFFLHIMINVGMTIGLAPVIGIPLPFFSYGGSSMIAFTILLGILVRLDAERLTNLR from the coding sequence ATGATACGAGGCCCGGAGAACGTAGCCGCAAATTTCGATCGACCGATCCTGATCATGTACATCCTCTTGATGTTCATGGGATGGGCCAATATCTACGCCGCAGCTTACGATCCAGAACACGCCAGCATCTTCGATCAATCAAAAGAATATGGCAAGCAGGCCGTGTGGATGGGCGTGAGCCTTACGCTGGGAGCCATCATACTCATGGTGCGCGGCGACCTTATCCGCACCATGGCTTACGGGATCTACGGTGGCGTATTGGTGCTGCTAGTAGCAGTACTTATATTCGGGAAAGAAGTGAACGGAGCGCGCGCTTGGTTCGGTGTAGGTTCCTTCGGAATACAACCTGCGGAGTTCGCGAAATTCGCAACGGCACTTGCACTCTCTCGCTACCTCAGCGGACTGAAGGCCCTGGTGGATACACGCTCGCGACTGATCAGTGCGATCATCATCCTATCACCTGTCGCACTGATCATGTTGCAACCCGATACCGGAACCGCATTGGTTTCCGGCGCGTTCATTCTTGTTCTGTATCGCGAAGGGCTATCCGGTAACGTTCTCCTCCTCGGTATTCTTGCAGCGTTCATGTCGGTGCTTGCGTTGATCCTCAAGGAATCGACCTTCGACCTGCCCTTCACCGACCGGGTTTTGACCGGACAGTATTTTCTGATGATCGTGATCGCCGTGTTCGCGATCGTTGCTTGGTTGTTCGTGCGCAGGTTCATCTTGAAACGTGAGGCCAAACGGATGTATAGCTACATCGTTATCGGTGCCTTGGCTTCGTTCGTATTCATCGGTGGTGTGGATTATGCGTTCGAACATGTTCTTGCAAGCCACCAAAAAGATCGTATCCTGGTGATGATCGGGCAAATGGAAGACCCGCAGGGATTGGGGTACAACGTAAAGCAAAGCCAGACAGCGATCGGTAGTGGAGGCTTCGCTGGCAAAGGATACCTGGAAGGAACGTTGACCAAGTTCAAGTACGTACCCATGCAAAGCACGGACTTTATTTTTTGCACGGTAGGTGAAGAATGGGGCTTTCTCGGCACTTCATTCGTGGTGATACTTTTCACCGTTCTGATCCTGCGCATCATCCAGATCAGCGACCGGCAACGATCTCGGTTCACACGGATCTATGCCTATTGCGTGGCCAGCATCTTCTTCCTGCACATCATGATCAACGTGGGCATGACCATTGGCCTTGCACCGGTGATAGGCATTCCCCTACCCTTCTTCAGCTACGGCGGTAGTAGTATGATCGCATTCACTATCTTACTTGGAATTCTCGTGCGGCTGGATGCCGAACGGCTGACCAATTTGAGGTAA
- a CDS encoding T9SS type A sorting domain-containing protein, with the protein MFQTGLPDNSFAISSPFYYPVDGGQFVVLPDDKVLVTGGRDLYSTVDTSLIGGNFCLTRYDTLGNLDTTFQHRQCQNGVALRIVASPDGKFLLSGVQGMFDGQPVGRIFRVLPDGALDTTFHTNIDFGSATDYYFYNDGRILASGWFHTPDIPNDTLGLVRLMPDGSIDPTFNYDLRFRLFSNSLSLGVVQGMYTLDSATILLGGSFATLNEEWVGGVCAIDTSGNVLPEYFPGTNCDTIIGPNPGIIALGMRDFEMGPDGMLYAYGFFHGFDDGYQNHPDQTMIIRLKQVNVGVEEQRLTSGRLVLQPNPGSDLLVLQFANLAPNGTLEVLDMDGRLVHTAPVRSPVLQLDVSVWAPGLYAVRYAGKDGTSLTERWVKQ; encoded by the coding sequence ATGTTCCAAACCGGACTTCCTGACAACTCATTCGCGATCAGCTCTCCGTTTTATTACCCGGTTGATGGGGGGCAATTCGTGGTCTTGCCGGACGATAAGGTGTTGGTGACCGGCGGGCGCGATCTATACAGCACAGTAGACACTTCCTTGATCGGTGGAAACTTTTGTCTTACGCGCTATGACACATTAGGTAATTTGGATACTACGTTCCAGCATCGGCAGTGCCAAAATGGAGTTGCTCTACGGATCGTAGCATCACCAGACGGTAAATTTCTGTTATCCGGTGTGCAAGGCATGTTCGATGGCCAACCTGTAGGTCGTATTTTCCGTGTTCTTCCCGATGGTGCATTGGATACTACCTTTCACACGAACATCGATTTCGGGTCAGCAACGGATTACTATTTCTACAACGATGGCCGCATTCTGGCAAGCGGTTGGTTCCACACGCCTGATATCCCGAATGATACACTAGGCTTGGTGCGCCTTATGCCCGATGGCAGCATAGACCCTACTTTTAATTACGACCTCCGTTTTAGGTTATTCTCCAACAGCCTATCGTTAGGTGTTGTGCAGGGGATGTATACGTTGGACTCAGCTACGATCCTGCTTGGCGGCTCCTTCGCAACGCTCAACGAAGAATGGGTGGGTGGTGTTTGTGCAATTGACACCTCCGGGAATGTCCTACCCGAATATTTTCCTGGAACAAATTGCGATACGATCATTGGTCCAAATCCTGGCATAATAGCGTTAGGCATGCGTGATTTTGAAATGGGACCGGATGGAATGTTGTATGCCTACGGTTTTTTTCATGGCTTTGATGATGGCTACCAGAACCACCCGGACCAGACCATGATCATACGGTTGAAGCAGGTGAATGTGGGGGTGGAGGAGCAACGTCTTACTTCTGGCCGATTGGTGTTGCAACCCAACCCGGGCAGTGATCTGCTAGTGCTTCAATTTGCGAACCTTGCACCCAACGGCACTTTAGAAGTACTGGATATGGATGGTCGGTTGGTACACACTGCACCTGTGCGTTCGCCAGTTCTGCAGCTGGATGTTAGCGTTTGGGCACCGGGCTTATATGCGGTGCGGTATGCTGGCAAGGACGGCACAAGCTTAACCGAGCGCTGGGTGAAGCAGTAG
- a CDS encoding ATP-binding protein, whose translation MASTINPFLLQGYAGPETFCDRVTELAFLREAMANQRNVTIISLRRMGKTALIRHFFAAQRKFTPVFVDLYRTTDQAGMVLLIVQEALRQVGKPTSALLKEVSHAMRSLEFSLNFDPLTGLPELGVSARPSLKQTMALNELFNYLEQRRKPVVIALDEFQQVTQYPEQNTEALLREHVQKLRNVQFIFSGSDRRMMQAIFTEGKRPFFQATEPLHLGPIPNEAYVAFILTHFKQGKRKIAIQLVHDGLAWCRNHTYYVQYLFNRLYAMGLSTYTAMDLAGIQESILKERAPEYMTLARLLSPNQAALLSAVAKEGSVETPGSMEFIIKHQLSAISTVRQSLSVLLDKELVHQEAGQYRVTDVFLGHWLASA comes from the coding sequence ATGGCATCCACCATCAACCCGTTCCTGTTACAAGGCTATGCCGGTCCAGAGACCTTCTGCGACCGGGTAACTGAACTTGCCTTCCTTCGGGAGGCCATGGCCAATCAGCGTAACGTGACCATCATTTCGCTACGGCGGATGGGTAAGACGGCGCTGATCCGGCATTTCTTCGCAGCCCAACGGAAGTTCACTCCCGTGTTCGTGGACCTGTACCGCACCACCGACCAGGCCGGCATGGTACTCCTTATCGTACAGGAAGCTTTGCGGCAAGTCGGCAAACCGACAAGCGCATTGTTGAAGGAAGTATCCCACGCCATGCGGTCCTTGGAGTTCAGCCTCAACTTCGACCCGCTCACCGGTCTTCCGGAATTGGGAGTATCCGCGCGGCCCAGCCTTAAACAGACCATGGCCTTGAACGAACTGTTCAACTACTTGGAACAACGGCGTAAACCTGTTGTGATCGCCTTGGACGAATTCCAGCAAGTAACGCAATACCCGGAACAGAACACCGAGGCTTTGTTGCGCGAACACGTTCAAAAACTGCGCAATGTCCAGTTCATCTTCTCCGGTAGTGACAGGCGCATGATGCAAGCCATTTTTACCGAAGGGAAACGCCCATTCTTCCAAGCGACCGAACCCTTGCACTTGGGTCCGATCCCGAACGAAGCATACGTGGCATTCATCCTCACCCATTTCAAGCAAGGAAAACGCAAGATCGCTATCCAATTGGTCCACGATGGGCTTGCGTGGTGCCGTAACCACACCTATTACGTGCAATACCTGTTCAACCGGCTTTACGCAATGGGTTTAAGCACCTACACCGCTATGGATCTGGCAGGTATTCAGGAGAGCATTCTCAAGGAACGCGCCCCTGAATACATGACCTTAGCACGCTTGCTCAGTCCTAACCAAGCTGCACTGCTGAGCGCAGTGGCAAAGGAAGGTTCCGTAGAAACGCCGGGATCAATGGAATTCATCATCAAGCATCAGCTAAGCGCGATCAGCACCGTGCGGCAGAGTCTTAGCGTGTTGCTCGATAAGGAGTTGGTCCATCAAGAAGCAGGACAATACAGGGTCACTGATGTTTTCCTGGGGCATTGGTTAGCCTCCGCATGA
- a CDS encoding peptidylprolyl isomerase encodes MAIIGKIRERSGLLLVLVGGALVLFVVGEFISGSGRGGQDQALGVVGGEEIPRIAFENRVSDEVESYRNDFGQTVNAQMTDQVRNSVWQEMVKEKVMLPQVEAAGFSLTKSEYDDIRFGNNILSDFRNQPNFQGEDGQLDPEKLKTYFNNVQLNAPVYHEIQARRIRENRLYSKYTTLVKKSIFVNRAQAKDEYEAKLTKATFNFVAKRYDSEPDSIYAVSEQELSRYYGQHKNDVKYVQKPSRKFEYVTFPVVATEADRQEIRSEMMELRVEFKNAENDSNFVVGNSDSRAYNVVAYTEGTADALNDSLIVNAAVGEVVGPYVDGEVMKLVKVKELADIPEARVRHILLSTQQGKTEDEQKQRADSMLAVVRKDRSKFEALVTKFSDDPGSTSTGGVYEWFGKEKMVPEFTAASFDEKVGAITIAKTTYGFHIVEVLDKRDRKERRVVALERQLKASPATFKEVYKKANEFSLRNKTAEAFKAAADTTGLVITPVEELRSDMRTVPGLQQSNSVITWANRAKLGEVSEPMDAGDNYVVGIMTGIREEGVPQLEDVREVFTAAVIKEKKAAALKAKMAGTTDINALASTMGVTVQNATDVLLNSNNLPGGFTETKVIGQIFALQPGQTSVPLEGDNAVYVVSMTKVDPAGETGDLAADREGLLQKISGRAENGVFNALREAVGVTDDRSKFY; translated from the coding sequence ATGGCTATAATTGGTAAGATCCGCGAGCGTAGCGGCCTATTGTTGGTGCTTGTTGGTGGTGCGTTGGTGTTGTTCGTTGTTGGAGAATTCATCTCGGGTAGTGGGCGTGGTGGCCAAGATCAAGCACTTGGTGTGGTAGGCGGCGAAGAGATCCCGCGTATTGCATTCGAGAATCGCGTATCGGATGAAGTGGAAAGCTATCGCAACGATTTTGGACAAACGGTCAATGCGCAGATGACCGATCAAGTGCGTAACAGCGTATGGCAGGAAATGGTGAAGGAAAAAGTGATGCTTCCACAGGTTGAAGCAGCTGGTTTTTCTCTTACCAAGAGCGAGTATGATGATATCCGTTTCGGGAATAACATCCTTTCGGATTTTAGGAACCAGCCGAATTTCCAAGGAGAAGATGGTCAATTGGATCCAGAGAAGCTGAAGACCTACTTCAATAATGTGCAGCTTAATGCACCTGTTTACCATGAGATCCAAGCTCGCCGTATCCGTGAGAACCGCCTGTATTCAAAGTACACAACTCTGGTAAAGAAGAGCATCTTCGTGAACCGTGCACAAGCAAAGGATGAATACGAAGCCAAGCTTACGAAAGCGACCTTCAACTTTGTGGCAAAGCGGTACGATAGTGAGCCTGATAGCATTTATGCTGTTTCCGAACAGGAATTGAGCCGTTACTATGGACAGCACAAGAACGATGTGAAGTATGTGCAGAAACCATCACGGAAATTCGAATACGTAACATTCCCAGTGGTTGCTACGGAAGCAGATCGCCAAGAGATCCGTTCAGAAATGATGGAACTGCGTGTGGAGTTCAAGAATGCAGAGAATGATTCGAACTTCGTTGTTGGAAACAGCGATAGTCGTGCGTACAACGTTGTTGCCTATACGGAAGGAACAGCCGATGCGCTCAATGATTCGCTGATCGTGAATGCAGCGGTAGGGGAAGTGGTTGGCCCGTATGTGGATGGTGAAGTGATGAAGCTGGTGAAAGTGAAAGAACTAGCGGATATCCCGGAAGCACGTGTACGACACATTCTGTTGAGTACACAGCAAGGAAAGACCGAAGATGAGCAAAAGCAACGTGCAGATAGCATGCTTGCAGTTGTCCGCAAGGATCGTAGCAAATTCGAGGCTTTGGTCACCAAGTTCAGCGATGATCCGGGAAGTACCAGCACCGGTGGTGTTTACGAATGGTTCGGTAAAGAGAAAATGGTACCCGAGTTCACTGCTGCAAGTTTCGACGAGAAAGTAGGGGCGATCACCATCGCAAAGACCACCTATGGATTTCACATTGTGGAGGTCCTGGACAAACGCGATCGCAAAGAGCGCAGGGTCGTTGCATTGGAACGTCAGCTAAAGGCATCTCCTGCCACGTTCAAGGAAGTCTATAAGAAAGCCAACGAATTCAGTTTGCGCAATAAGACAGCGGAAGCGTTCAAAGCAGCTGCGGATACTACAGGGTTGGTGATCACACCGGTTGAGGAGCTACGTTCGGATATGCGTACTGTACCTGGACTTCAACAGTCGAACAGCGTTATCACATGGGCCAATCGTGCGAAACTTGGCGAAGTGAGCGAACCGATGGATGCAGGTGATAATTATGTTGTTGGCATCATGACCGGTATTCGTGAAGAAGGCGTTCCTCAATTGGAAGATGTGCGTGAAGTATTCACTGCCGCAGTCATTAAAGAAAAGAAAGCCGCAGCGTTGAAAGCGAAAATGGCCGGTACGACCGACATCAATGCATTGGCATCCACGATGGGAGTTACCGTGCAGAACGCAACGGACGTATTGCTGAACAGCAACAACCTTCCAGGAGGATTCACGGAGACTAAGGTTATAGGACAGATCTTTGCGTTGCAGCCTGGCCAGACCAGCGTGCCGTTGGAGGGAGACAATGCGGTGTACGTTGTGAGCATGACCAAAGTTGATCCTGCTGGCGAAACCGGTGATCTTGCCGCGGACCGCGAAGGACTCCTACAAAAAATTAGTGGACGCGCGGAGAACGGAGTGTTCAACGCCTTACGCGAAGCAGTTGGTGTAACCGACGATCGCAGCAAGTTCTATTGA
- a CDS encoding HlyC/CorC family transporter, whose translation MSIAISALCSGLEVALVGSSKLYLELERKRGAIWARVLGDMLQRPSRVVGTLLVGNAVAFVLYGVVFTSVMGQMLPILNQGAAFELVVRVVIGTVVVLILGEFLPKLLFRMDPDRALSLFAIPLRVIYTVFWLPMMVVTSMGEGILRVFGVRGTSGQEAFGRVDLDEFLNDISNVPKGDESLDAEVEYFRNTLELSKIKVRDLMVPRAEIEAIQVDESVQTLQSRFAENGMSKMLVYKESIDKILGYVHGYELFRRPKSIQAIVRPVNFIPGTMPADEALQLFIKQRSHVAVVVDEYGGTAGIITMEDVVETIVGDIDDEHDTGNEEVEERLGPNEFLLSARAEVEHLVEKYRLAIPQRDDYETLAGFILHSTGDLPEQGQVIDLPPFRMTIAQVVHSRIDLVRLEVLDPETGFISD comes from the coding sequence GTGTCCATCGCAATATCCGCCCTTTGTTCGGGGTTGGAAGTTGCTTTGGTCGGCAGTAGTAAGCTGTATCTGGAGCTGGAGCGCAAGCGCGGCGCGATCTGGGCCCGGGTGCTGGGCGACATGCTGCAGCGCCCGTCGCGGGTCGTAGGTACGTTGCTCGTTGGCAATGCCGTGGCATTCGTTCTCTATGGCGTGGTGTTTACGAGTGTTATGGGCCAAATGCTGCCAATATTGAACCAAGGAGCGGCGTTTGAATTGGTGGTCCGGGTAGTGATCGGCACGGTCGTAGTACTCATTCTTGGAGAGTTCTTGCCCAAACTGCTATTCCGGATGGACCCGGATAGGGCACTCAGCCTCTTTGCGATCCCCTTGCGCGTGATCTACACCGTCTTTTGGCTGCCAATGATGGTAGTGACCTCAATGGGGGAAGGGATCTTAAGAGTCTTCGGGGTGCGCGGTACTTCAGGTCAGGAGGCATTTGGACGTGTGGACCTGGATGAATTCCTGAATGACATCAGCAATGTCCCCAAGGGCGATGAATCATTGGATGCGGAGGTTGAGTATTTTCGTAATACATTGGAATTGAGCAAGATAAAGGTGCGTGACCTAATGGTTCCGCGTGCAGAGATCGAGGCCATACAGGTGGATGAGAGCGTTCAGACCCTCCAAAGCCGGTTCGCTGAGAACGGGATGAGCAAAATGCTTGTGTACAAGGAGAGTATCGACAAGATCCTCGGTTATGTGCATGGATATGAATTGTTCCGACGTCCGAAGAGCATTCAGGCAATTGTACGTCCTGTGAATTTCATCCCTGGGACCATGCCGGCGGATGAGGCGCTGCAATTGTTCATTAAGCAACGCTCCCACGTAGCTGTTGTGGTAGACGAATATGGCGGTACGGCGGGTATAATCACCATGGAGGATGTGGTGGAGACGATCGTTGGCGATATTGATGATGAGCACGATACGGGTAATGAAGAGGTCGAAGAACGCCTCGGACCCAACGAATTCCTGCTGAGCGCTCGCGCAGAGGTGGAACACTTGGTGGAAAAGTATCGGTTGGCCATTCCCCAGCGCGATGATTATGAAACACTTGCAGGGTTTATCCTTCACAGTACGGGAGATCTGCCTGAACAAGGCCAGGTGATCGATCTACCACCTTTTCGCATGACCATTGCCCAAGTCGTGCATAGTCGAATAGACCTTGTTCGGTTGGAGGTGCTGGACCCCGAGACCGGGTTCATAAGCGATTGA
- the lptC gene encoding LPS export ABC transporter periplasmic protein LptC: protein MGPMVQKAPDRLTFIGAIGLFGLLAMVSCKNDLDNVAAVELPLASPDRVTFEAEYFFTDSGRVRNRLRAGKIEEFAVEPKHTELSDGLELVFFDSVGNPGSTLTARRGTILPKQQRMEVFEQVVFVNAKGERLETEQLSWHQDSAMVRTDKAVRVQRGLNVVHGQGLEAVEDFSRYTIKKVTGTLHLGEGDTLSTDAEDQ, encoded by the coding sequence ATGGGACCAATGGTTCAAAAAGCGCCGGATCGATTGACGTTCATTGGTGCCATTGGCCTGTTCGGGTTACTGGCCATGGTGAGCTGTAAGAACGATCTGGATAATGTTGCAGCGGTGGAGTTACCACTTGCTTCTCCGGACCGGGTAACATTCGAAGCGGAGTATTTCTTCACTGATAGTGGGCGAGTACGGAATCGATTGCGCGCTGGAAAGATCGAAGAATTCGCGGTAGAGCCAAAGCATACTGAGCTCAGCGATGGTCTTGAATTGGTTTTTTTCGATAGTGTAGGTAACCCGGGTAGTACACTTACTGCGCGGCGCGGCACCATACTTCCCAAGCAGCAACGTATGGAGGTTTTTGAGCAAGTGGTATTCGTCAATGCCAAAGGGGAGCGCTTAGAGACCGAACAGCTCAGTTGGCATCAGGACAGCGCCATGGTACGCACCGATAAGGCGGTAAGGGTACAACGAGGGTTGAATGTTGTTCATGGTCAAGGGCTGGAGGCTGTTGAAGACTTTAGTCGGTACACGATCAAAAAAGTGACCGGCACACTACATTTGGGCGAGGGTGATACCTTGTCGACCGATGCGGAAGATCAATAG
- a CDS encoding type III pantothenate kinase, with product MMRSLDLVMDVGNSRTKLALFAENRLLRMIHAENGDTDAVKALLGGDRPTGIVVGTTAADNEHYAEQLANIAPLLIVKGDTPTPLKSNYGTPLTLGADRLANAVGCLSRFPGRPVLAVDLGTCITYDVVEKDGSYSGGAISPGLQMRAMAMNAYSARLPRVDPGPQPSPLGISTDSSLEAGIHYGILGELKEFIAAYGQERPGIAVTLTGGDAPRFVSALKSGIFALPFLTLEGLYAILIHNRTLHDSSVNAVR from the coding sequence ATGATGAGAAGTTTGGATCTTGTAATGGATGTGGGTAATTCCCGCACGAAATTGGCGCTATTTGCTGAGAACAGGCTTCTGCGGATGATCCATGCAGAGAATGGCGATACGGATGCGGTTAAGGCCTTACTAGGAGGTGATCGACCTACTGGAATTGTTGTTGGAACTACCGCTGCGGACAATGAGCACTACGCGGAACAATTAGCCAATATCGCACCGTTACTGATCGTTAAAGGAGATACACCTACGCCCTTGAAGAGCAATTACGGTACACCATTGACTTTGGGCGCGGATAGGCTCGCAAACGCTGTTGGCTGTTTATCGCGATTTCCCGGAAGACCGGTCTTAGCCGTAGATCTTGGAACTTGCATCACCTATGATGTAGTGGAAAAAGATGGAAGCTACTCAGGTGGCGCGATCAGTCCAGGATTGCAAATGCGAGCGATGGCGATGAATGCCTACAGTGCAAGGCTACCTCGTGTAGATCCGGGTCCGCAGCCATCACCTCTCGGAATATCAACGGATTCATCCTTGGAAGCCGGAATACATTATGGTATTTTAGGTGAATTGAAAGAATTCATTGCGGCATATGGGCAAGAACGACCCGGAATTGCCGTTACCCTGACCGGCGGTGATGCACCAAGGTTCGTCAGCGCCTTGAAAAGTGGCATCTTTGCGCTCCCTTTTCTTACCCTTGAAGGACTATATGCGATCCTTATACATAACCGCACTCTGCACGATAGCTCTGTTAACGCTGTGCGCTAG
- a CDS encoding HD domain-containing protein, with translation MDPDAAKAYILSRLKNELDPKWTYHSLEHTLDVYASVIGIAEQEGVEGQDLVLLKIAALYHDAGFIVADHDHEERSCGIVRKELPRFGFNSEQIERICGMILSTKIPQVPKCELCGILCDADMDYLGRSDFKIIGDMLFQELCDQGTVGTRREWNELQVRFLEHHHYFTPTNKALREPKKQEHLSALRSWLANEQ, from the coding sequence ATGGATCCGGACGCAGCGAAAGCTTATATTCTTTCTAGGCTCAAGAACGAGTTGGACCCCAAGTGGACCTACCATAGTTTGGAGCACACCTTGGATGTTTATGCCAGCGTTATTGGCATTGCCGAACAAGAGGGCGTCGAAGGTCAGGACCTGGTCCTGTTGAAGATCGCAGCACTCTATCATGATGCCGGATTCATTGTGGCGGATCATGACCATGAGGAGCGCAGTTGCGGGATCGTCCGAAAAGAACTGCCTCGGTTCGGGTTCAATTCAGAGCAGATCGAACGGATCTGTGGCATGATACTCTCCACAAAAATTCCGCAGGTACCCAAATGTGAATTGTGCGGAATACTCTGCGATGCCGATATGGATTATTTGGGGCGGTCGGATTTCAAGATCATTGGTGATATGTTGTTCCAAGAGCTATGCGATCAGGGCACGGTAGGCACCAGGAGGGAGTGGAATGAACTTCAAGTGCGTTTCTTGGAGCACCATCATTATTTCACGCCCACCAATAAGGCGTTGCGAGAACCGAAGAAGCAAGAGCATTTGAGTGCTTTGCGTTCGTGGTTGGCCAACGAGCAGTAG
- a CDS encoding HAMP domain-containing histidine kinase yields the protein MTDRSHRRTMLLFGALAVYIVLQFTWWGVLLLRKDSEVAHLAAVVKALGGSPGDHMDTYRGLRMVVGEGLVFLLILFAVLALTFNAIKRDLALARTQRNFLMAVTHELRTPIAAIKLQLQTLARSELNADQRDLLRTQAIVEADRLSLLTDKVLLATRADEGILTLEHVPVDVMKLLRSVIERARVQFAPKHEMILLGPPEHIVKSDAQAIRSIADNLIENAAKYAPDGTTITLEVIRGQEGWRLTVADEGPGISEAERELVFTKFYRSGNEETRSSKGTGLGLYIVQRLTGQLGGSVHVRKREPQGAIFTASFPNR from the coding sequence ATGACGGACCGCTCGCACCGCCGGACCATGTTGCTTTTCGGAGCATTGGCCGTCTATATCGTGTTGCAATTCACTTGGTGGGGAGTTCTTTTGCTGAGAAAGGACAGTGAAGTGGCACATCTGGCAGCCGTTGTGAAAGCACTGGGAGGTAGCCCCGGTGATCACATGGATACATACCGTGGACTGCGCATGGTAGTGGGAGAAGGCCTCGTTTTCCTATTGATCCTTTTCGCTGTGCTCGCGCTAACGTTCAACGCAATAAAACGCGACCTCGCGTTGGCACGTACGCAACGGAATTTCCTAATGGCCGTGACGCATGAACTACGCACTCCGATCGCAGCCATCAAATTACAACTACAGACCCTTGCACGTAGTGAGCTGAATGCTGATCAACGTGATCTGTTGCGTACCCAAGCGATAGTGGAAGCGGATCGCTTATCGCTGCTTACGGATAAGGTTCTCCTGGCCACTCGCGCGGACGAAGGCATTCTGACCTTGGAGCATGTCCCTGTGGATGTCATGAAGTTGTTGCGTTCCGTCATCGAACGTGCACGCGTGCAGTTCGCGCCCAAGCACGAGATGATCCTGCTTGGCCCACCAGAACATATCGTCAAGTCGGATGCACAAGCCATCCGCAGCATTGCGGATAATTTGATCGAGAATGCAGCAAAATACGCTCCTGATGGAACTACAATAACGTTGGAAGTGATCCGTGGGCAGGAGGGTTGGCGGCTCACCGTTGCCGACGAGGGTCCCGGAATATCGGAGGCTGAACGAGAACTTGTCTTCACCAAATTCTACCGAAGCGGCAATGAAGAGACCCGAAGCAGTAAGGGAACCGGCCTGGGACTTTACATCGTTCAACGGCTCACCGGTCAACTTGGGGGTTCCGTTCACGTAAGAAAACGCGAACCTCAGGGGGCTATCTTTACGGCCTCATTTCCGAATCGTTGA